One Pocillopora verrucosa isolate sample1 chromosome 10, ASM3666991v2, whole genome shotgun sequence genomic window carries:
- the LOC136284031 gene encoding RYamide receptor-like yields the protein MSANVTKMMNGTQSMSSCFNPTATRIGKTLAYSLIFVVSLFGNILLGMIVYRKKSLRTPINILIVNMAISDLLVPIFLFPRLFLTLTTGGFWPISGPLGQVLCKLSSYTSDVSGLVSVQSLVIMAVDRFVVVVFPLRPPLISPKLCRYFILVIWIVAMAVHCPHLIAFKVVEYPEGLFCRWQWNETFGESLSFESYFLGLFVVTRYVPLVLIAILYFAIALRIKSQKIPGEQSANVRRRRLKKERNVLHMSVAIVLVFTVCWLPFSISIMLFLYSSNMAMKSSCGMQYFGAIAFLLACSYCAVNPCICFIFSGNYRQGLKNLISYFSTGEAA from the coding sequence ATGTCGGCAAACGTGACCAAAATGATGAATGGAACACAGTCCATGTCGAGCTGCTTCAACCCCACAGCAACAAGAATTGGTAAAACCCTCGCTTACTCACTGATATTTGTTGTGTCCTTGTTTGGAAATATCCTCTTAGGGATGATTGTCTATAGGAAGAAATCTCTGAGAACACCAATCAACATTTTGATTGTAAACATGGCCATCTCCGATCTGTTGGTTCCGATTTTCCTCTTTCCACGGTTGTTTTTAACTTTAACCACAGGCGGCTTCTGGCCTATCAGCGGTCCCCTTGGCCAAGTGCTCTGTAAGCTGAGTTCCTACACTTCTGATGTCTCAGGTCTAGTGTCAGTTCAGAGTCTGGTTATTATGGCAGTGGATCGATTTGTAGTTGTAGTGTTTCCTCTCCGTCCCCCACTGATCAGTCCAAAGCTGTGCCGGTACTTCATTCTCGTCATTTGGATCGTCGCCATGGCAGTCCATTGCCCACATTTGATCGCCTTTAAAGTTGTCGAGTATCCAGAAGGGCTGTTTTGTCGGTGGCAGTGGAATGAGACATTTGGAGAGTCCCTATCGTTTGAAAGTTACTTTCTGGGATTGTTTGTTGTTACCAGATATGTCCCTTTGGTTTTGATCGCTATACTTTATTTTGCCATTGCCTTAAGGATTAAGTCGCAGAAGATTCCAGGCGAGCAATCAGCTAACGTAAGAAGGCGGCgcttgaagaaagaaagaaatgttcttCATATGTCCGTTGCCATTGTCTTGGTGTTCACCGTATGCTGGTTGCCATTCAGCATCAGCATCATGCTGTTCCTTTATTCATCAAACATGGCTATGAAGTCATCTTGTGGCATGCAATACTTTGGTGCTATTGCCTTTCTTCTGGCGTGCTCATACTGTGCTGTAAACCCttgcatctgttttattttcagtggtAATTATCGTCAAGGTCTTAAAAATCTCATCAGTTATTTTTCTACAGGCGAAGCTGCTTAG